From the genome of Hymenobacter cellulosilyticus, one region includes:
- a CDS encoding OFA family MFS transporter produces MLLGLSAAVFGKWLERVGPRKAMLAASLCFGGGFLLGSLGVHLHNIWLLYLGYGVIGGIGLGIGYISPVSTLIKWFPDRKGVATGMAIMGFGGGAMIGSPLANNLMAHFKDSAPMGVAPTFIVMGLIYLVFMQFGVWTIRVPADDWKPEGYVPSTEHNDLITTRNVSADNAIKTPQFWLLWVVLLANVTAGIGVLETASPLIQETFSDSAMGAGRGVTAAAAAGFVGLLSLFNLLGRFFWSSASDKLGRKMTYAIYFGLGIALYALIPSLGRSLQLTLFVVVACVIISMYGGGFATIPAYLSDLFGKYQVGAIHGRLLTAWSTAGVLGPLIVHSLHEGAKAKGLTGAAAYQNVFYTMAGVLVLGLLANLAVTAVKDQYYEKGDVTPEAGGH; encoded by the coding sequence GTGCTGCTTGGCCTCTCGGCGGCCGTGTTTGGCAAATGGCTGGAGCGGGTAGGACCGCGCAAGGCCATGCTGGCCGCGTCTTTGTGCTTCGGCGGCGGCTTTCTGCTGGGCTCTTTGGGCGTGCATCTGCACAATATCTGGCTGCTCTACCTGGGCTACGGCGTCATTGGCGGCATCGGGCTGGGCATCGGCTACATTTCGCCGGTCAGCACGCTTATCAAGTGGTTTCCGGACCGCAAGGGCGTGGCTACGGGCATGGCCATTATGGGCTTTGGGGGTGGGGCCATGATTGGCTCCCCGCTGGCCAACAACCTGATGGCCCACTTTAAAGACTCGGCCCCGATGGGCGTGGCGCCCACGTTTATCGTGATGGGCCTGATTTACCTGGTTTTCATGCAGTTCGGGGTCTGGACCATCCGGGTGCCGGCCGACGACTGGAAGCCGGAGGGCTACGTGCCCAGCACCGAGCACAACGACCTGATTACGACCCGCAACGTATCGGCCGACAACGCCATCAAGACCCCGCAGTTCTGGCTGTTGTGGGTGGTGCTGCTCGCCAACGTGACGGCCGGCATCGGGGTACTCGAAACGGCCTCGCCCTTGATTCAGGAAACCTTCTCCGACTCGGCCATGGGCGCGGGCCGGGGCGTTACGGCGGCGGCCGCCGCGGGCTTTGTGGGTTTGCTGAGCCTGTTCAACCTGCTGGGCCGCTTCTTCTGGTCGTCGGCTTCCGACAAGCTGGGCCGTAAGATGACTTACGCCATTTATTTCGGCCTCGGCATTGCCCTCTACGCTCTGATTCCAAGCTTGGGCCGCAGCCTGCAGCTCACCTTGTTTGTGGTGGTGGCCTGCGTGATTATCAGCATGTACGGCGGCGGCTTTGCTACCATTCCGGCGTACCTGTCCGATTTGTTTGGCAAGTACCAGGTGGGTGCCATTCACGGCCGCCTGCTTACGGCCTGGAGCACGGCGGGCGTGCTAGGCCCGCTCATTGTGCACAGTCTGCACGAGGGTGCCAAGGCCAAGGGCCTGACCGGGGCGGCGGCTTACCAAAACGTGTTCTACACCATGGCCGGCGTACTGGTGCTGGGCCTGCTGGCCAACCTGGCCGTAACGGCCGTAAAAGACCAGTACTACGAAAAGGGCGACGTGACGCCCGAGGCCGGCGGCCACTAA
- a CDS encoding molybdenum cofactor biosynthesis protein MoaE: MHIYLTDQPIDVAAVLASVQDDGAGAVNTFIGTVRNQSTGRRVVRLDYEAYDAMAIRQMEHVAEQALEKWPMLRQVAVTHRKGRLDIGDVAVVVAVSTPHRADSFAACQYIIDTIKQVVPIWKKEEYEDGSVWVAAHP, encoded by the coding sequence ATGCACATCTACCTTACCGACCAGCCCATCGACGTGGCCGCCGTGCTGGCGTCCGTGCAGGACGATGGGGCCGGGGCCGTCAATACCTTTATCGGGACGGTCCGTAACCAAAGCACCGGCCGCCGCGTGGTGCGCCTCGACTACGAAGCCTACGACGCCATGGCTATCCGGCAGATGGAGCACGTGGCCGAGCAAGCCCTGGAAAAGTGGCCTATGCTGCGGCAAGTAGCCGTAACGCACCGCAAAGGCCGCCTCGACATCGGCGACGTGGCCGTGGTGGTAGCCGTATCTACGCCCCACCGCGCCGACTCCTTTGCCGCCTGCCAGTACATCATCGACACCATCAAGCAGGTGGTGCCCATCTGGAAAAAAGAGGAGTACGAAGACGGCTCCGTGTGGGTAGCGGCCCACCCCTAA
- a CDS encoding MoaD/ThiS family protein has product MKLKIALFGIAKEIVGSSSLDLDTPATQSVAGLMGQLRTQYPALSELSSLAIAVNSEYAADEYQLQERDEVALIPPVSGG; this is encoded by the coding sequence ATGAAACTGAAAATTGCGCTTTTTGGCATCGCCAAAGAAATAGTAGGCAGCTCCTCGCTCGACCTCGACACGCCCGCCACCCAGTCGGTGGCCGGCCTGATGGGTCAGCTGCGGACCCAATATCCGGCTTTGAGTGAGTTAAGCAGCCTGGCCATAGCCGTCAACAGCGAGTATGCTGCCGATGAGTATCAGCTGCAGGAGCGCGACGAAGTAGCCCTGATTCCGCCCGTAAGTGGAGGATAG
- a CDS encoding N-acetylmuramoyl-L-alanine amidase has product MTSFFSGPGRLWLLVLLLLGSWSPAPAQALIETAETVPAVNQWLGPGDRLQVRLKGRPGQRVTFFKNLPMTELAPSLVKGQRGIYQGTYVVQPGDTLQNRPILFQVMRNDTVALAAAFSRTKVRFLSPNTPQLALTKGALAYLNYGLGEDRLGGAKFGYLDSAVVLHLTGMVGNQYRVRLAENQQAWVPQDVVRLLPPGGFVPASLTGSCSVSGDSLYDYVQVPLETRLPYRSQLLTNPTRLVVDIFGATSNTNWITQRGGIRELGDVYYEQPQPDVFRLVLPLQHAQAWGYGIEYRGTTLRIRVKRPPAKLTLKGLTIGLDAGHGGSNVGATSPSGNQEKVLTLAIAQKLRLELEKAGAKVLMTREADVSVENGSRVLRMRQLNPDLLLSIHVNSSGSAAVQGTSTYYRYVAYRPLALAIYNEVLKTGLKGFGNVGSFNFNLNGPTEYPNALIETAFVSNPDDEKRLVDPAFQQQLAERIRAGVETFLKGTQAKGPRGWLLHEPAQN; this is encoded by the coding sequence ATGACTAGCTTCTTTTCCGGCCCCGGCCGCCTCTGGCTGCTTGTGCTGTTGCTGCTCGGCAGCTGGAGCCCGGCCCCAGCTCAGGCCCTGATTGAAACCGCCGAAACCGTGCCGGCCGTCAACCAGTGGCTCGGCCCCGGCGACCGGCTGCAGGTGCGGCTCAAAGGTCGGCCCGGCCAGCGCGTGACTTTTTTCAAGAACCTGCCCATGACGGAGTTGGCTCCTTCCCTCGTGAAAGGCCAACGCGGAATTTACCAGGGCACGTACGTGGTGCAGCCCGGCGACACGCTCCAGAACCGGCCCATTCTGTTTCAGGTCATGCGCAACGACACGGTGGCACTGGCGGCGGCTTTCAGCCGAACCAAAGTGCGGTTTTTAAGCCCGAATACGCCCCAGCTAGCCCTGACCAAAGGCGCTTTGGCCTACCTCAACTACGGCCTGGGCGAAGACCGGCTCGGCGGAGCTAAGTTCGGCTACCTCGACTCGGCCGTGGTGCTGCACCTCACAGGTATGGTAGGCAACCAGTACCGGGTGCGCCTGGCCGAAAACCAGCAGGCCTGGGTGCCCCAGGATGTGGTACGCCTGCTGCCGCCCGGTGGCTTCGTGCCCGCCTCGCTCACGGGCTCCTGCAGCGTATCCGGCGACTCGCTCTACGACTACGTGCAGGTGCCGCTGGAAACCCGCCTGCCCTACCGCTCCCAACTGCTGACCAACCCGACCCGCCTCGTGGTGGATATTTTCGGGGCTACTTCCAATACCAACTGGATAACCCAGCGCGGCGGCATCCGGGAGCTGGGCGACGTGTACTACGAGCAGCCCCAGCCCGACGTGTTTCGGCTGGTACTGCCCTTGCAGCACGCCCAGGCCTGGGGTTACGGCATTGAGTACCGCGGCACCACGCTGCGCATCCGGGTGAAGCGGCCACCGGCCAAGCTCACGCTCAAGGGGCTGACCATCGGCCTCGACGCGGGCCACGGCGGCAGCAATGTGGGCGCCACTTCGCCCAGCGGCAATCAGGAGAAAGTGCTGACTTTGGCCATTGCCCAGAAGCTGCGCCTGGAGTTGGAAAAAGCCGGCGCCAAAGTGCTGATGACCCGGGAGGCCGATGTGTCGGTGGAAAACGGCTCCCGGGTGCTGCGCATGCGCCAACTCAACCCCGATTTGCTGCTCAGCATCCACGTTAATTCCTCGGGCAGCGCGGCCGTGCAGGGCACCAGCACGTACTACCGCTACGTGGCCTACCGGCCGCTGGCCCTGGCCATTTACAATGAGGTGCTCAAAACCGGGCTCAAGGGCTTCGGCAACGTGGGCAGCTTCAACTTCAACCTGAATGGCCCTACCGAGTACCCCAACGCCTTGATTGAAACGGCCTTTGTGTCGAACCCCGACGACGAAAAGCGCCTCGTGGACCCCGCTTTTCAGCAGCAGCTGGCCGAGCGGATAAGGGCCGGCGTGGAGACTTTCCTGAAAGGCACCCAGGCCAAAGGTCCGCGGGGCTGGCTGCTGCACGAGCCCGCCCAGAATTAA
- a CDS encoding RNA polymerase sigma factor, producing the protein MHTSASLRQALRTNREQTLTQIYQRTFPLVRRHVQQHGGSAQDAKDVFQDTLVIFYEKAVADSFVLSSSVSTYLVGISRNLWRRELSRRGQLPLTDLSEEHTQVQEEAEPSAEGHDSLPVLDYVEQLGERCKSLLLAFYYFQQPLEQIAGTLNYGNIRSATVQKFKCLERLRKSVRAVVANALAQ; encoded by the coding sequence ATGCATACTTCGGCATCTCTTCGGCAGGCTCTGCGCACCAATCGGGAACAAACCCTGACGCAGATTTACCAACGGACGTTCCCATTGGTGCGCCGCCACGTGCAGCAGCACGGCGGCTCGGCCCAGGATGCCAAAGACGTGTTTCAGGATACCCTGGTAATTTTTTACGAGAAGGCCGTGGCCGACTCGTTCGTGCTGTCCTCCTCCGTAAGTACCTATTTAGTAGGCATTAGCCGCAACCTGTGGCGGCGGGAGCTCAGCCGGCGCGGGCAGCTGCCCCTTACCGACCTAAGTGAAGAGCACACCCAGGTGCAGGAAGAAGCCGAGCCCAGCGCAGAAGGCCATGATTCGCTGCCGGTGCTCGACTATGTGGAGCAGCTCGGGGAGCGGTGCAAAAGCTTATTGCTGGCTTTTTACTACTTCCAGCAGCCCCTGGAGCAGATTGCCGGAACTCTGAACTACGGCAACATCCGCTCGGCCACAGTGCAGAAATTCAAGTGCCTGGAGCGGCTGCGCAAGTCGGTGCGGGCGGTAGTGGCCAACGCCTTAGCCCAGTAA
- a CDS encoding MFS transporter small subunit yields MVLAWLYVGIPLAWGVSQTFIKALALFK; encoded by the coding sequence GTGGTACTGGCCTGGCTCTACGTGGGCATTCCGCTGGCCTGGGGCGTGTCGCAAACCTTTATCAAGGCGCTGGCGCTGTTCAAGTAA
- a CDS encoding ClpP family protease, translated as MLHSQEFRKFAVQGQGLSGSSIDRYQHHIEGRFYPQVTGMTRSVIEERPTRFAEIDVFSRLIMDRIIFLGQAVDDNIANIITAQLLFLESVDAKKDILLYINSPGGSVYAGLGIFDTMQYVNPDVATICTGLAASMGAFLLTGGAIGKRSALPHARVMIHQPSGGVQGPSADIEITAREVVKLRQELYSIYAERSGKTYQQIHDDSDRDYWMRADEAREYGLIDEVLERKNS; from the coding sequence ATGTTACACTCCCAGGAATTCCGAAAATTTGCCGTGCAGGGCCAGGGCTTATCCGGCTCTAGCATCGACCGGTACCAGCACCACATCGAAGGCCGGTTTTATCCCCAGGTCACGGGCATGACGCGCTCCGTCATTGAGGAGCGGCCGACGCGCTTTGCCGAAATAGACGTGTTTTCGCGCCTGATCATGGACCGGATTATCTTTCTGGGGCAGGCCGTCGACGACAATATTGCCAACATCATCACCGCCCAGCTCTTGTTTCTGGAGTCGGTGGATGCCAAGAAGGACATTTTGCTCTATATCAACTCCCCGGGCGGCTCGGTGTACGCCGGCCTGGGCATCTTCGACACGATGCAGTACGTGAATCCCGACGTGGCCACCATTTGCACCGGCCTGGCTGCCTCCATGGGCGCCTTTCTGCTGACTGGCGGGGCCATCGGCAAACGCTCGGCCTTACCCCACGCCCGGGTCATGATTCACCAGCCTTCGGGTGGGGTGCAGGGCCCTTCAGCCGACATTGAAATTACGGCCCGGGAAGTGGTGAAGCTGCGGCAGGAGCTCTACAGCATCTACGCCGAGCGTTCCGGCAAAACCTACCAGCAAATCCACGACGACTCGGACCGGGACTACTGGATGCGGGCCGATGAGGCTCGGGAATACGGCCTGATTGACGAAGTGCTGGAAAGGAAAAATTCCTAG
- the moaC gene encoding cyclic pyranopterin monophosphate synthase MoaC, producing the protein MSDSSRSLTHLNAAGQPAMVDVGAKTPSRRVARARSRVLLGREILSLVQQGDLPTRKGPVFQTAILAGIMAAKKTADLIPLCHPLGLDDCQVQIEVVSEEAIHIICTATVTSKTGVEMEALTGASVAALTVYDMCKALSHDIVIQETRLLDKTGGKSDFHHVD; encoded by the coding sequence ATGTCTGATTCTTCCCGCTCCCTGACCCACCTCAACGCCGCCGGCCAGCCAGCCATGGTCGACGTGGGCGCCAAAACCCCAAGCCGCCGCGTGGCCCGGGCCCGCAGCCGCGTGCTGCTGGGCCGCGAAATTCTGAGTCTGGTACAGCAGGGCGACCTGCCTACCCGCAAGGGCCCAGTATTTCAAACGGCTATTCTGGCCGGTATTATGGCCGCCAAGAAAACCGCCGATTTGATTCCGCTCTGTCACCCGCTGGGCCTCGACGACTGCCAGGTGCAGATTGAAGTGGTCAGTGAGGAAGCTATTCACATCATCTGCACCGCCACCGTAACAAGCAAAACCGGGGTGGAAATGGAGGCCCTGACCGGCGCCTCGGTGGCCGCCCTGACCGTGTACGACATGTGCAAGGCCCTTTCGCACGACATCGTGATTCAGGAAACCCGCCTGCTGGACAAAACCGGCGGCAAAAGCGACTTTCACCATGTCGACTAA
- a CDS encoding molybdopterin molybdotransferase MoeA, whose protein sequence is MISVEEAMRRVLATARPLPAETIPLTQAVGRVLQEPLHADRDFPPFHRVAMDGIALAFENVAAGQTTFPISATQLAGMPPQPLTNAQTAVEIMTGAALPPGTDTVVRYEDLQFHETNGQRVAALQIPPPNAGHNVHHRAADREAGDLLLPSGVKLSPAEIAVAATIGASTLQVARRLRVAVVSTGDELVELTQMPLPHQIRRSNAYMVQAALHEAGAESEAFHFNDDQEALRRGLPPLLDAFDALVLSGGVSKGQADFLPSMLQELGVTQIFHEVQQRPGKPFWFGEKAGAQ, encoded by the coding sequence ATGATTTCTGTCGAAGAAGCAATGCGCCGGGTGCTGGCCACGGCCCGGCCCCTGCCCGCCGAAACCATCCCGCTGACCCAGGCCGTGGGCCGCGTGCTGCAGGAGCCCCTGCACGCCGACCGCGACTTTCCGCCCTTTCACCGCGTGGCCATGGACGGCATTGCCCTGGCTTTCGAAAATGTGGCGGCGGGGCAGACGACTTTCCCCATCAGCGCTACCCAACTAGCCGGCATGCCGCCCCAGCCGCTGACCAATGCCCAAACGGCCGTCGAAATTATGACCGGGGCCGCCCTGCCGCCCGGCACCGATACGGTGGTGCGCTACGAGGATCTACAGTTTCACGAAACGAATGGGCAGCGCGTGGCCGCTTTGCAAATACCGCCGCCCAACGCCGGCCACAACGTGCACCACCGGGCCGCCGACCGCGAAGCCGGCGACCTGCTGCTGCCCAGCGGGGTGAAGCTGAGTCCGGCCGAAATTGCGGTGGCGGCTACTATTGGGGCCAGCACGCTGCAGGTAGCCCGGCGGCTGCGGGTGGCCGTAGTGAGCACCGGCGACGAGCTGGTGGAACTGACTCAGATGCCCTTGCCCCACCAGATCCGGCGCTCCAATGCTTATATGGTACAGGCTGCTCTGCACGAAGCCGGGGCCGAGAGTGAGGCATTTCACTTCAACGACGACCAGGAAGCCTTGCGCCGAGGCTTGCCGCCGCTGCTCGATGCTTTCGATGCCCTGGTGCTAAGCGGGGGCGTATCGAAAGGCCAGGCCGACTTTTTGCCTAGCATGCTGCAGGAGCTGGGCGTCACCCAAATTTTTCACGAAGTGCAGCAGCGGCCGGGCAAGCCCTTCTGGTTTGGCGAAAAAGCCGGGGCGCAGTAG
- a CDS encoding putative sulfate/molybdate transporter yields the protein MVRASSTCLAHAPFPSDTSPLTAPTRRIRFDRNELAGAFGDLGTDLPLLIGVIAASGVDSAGLLIVFGLLQMFSGFWYGMPMPVQPLKAFAALVIAQKIPGRIIFGGGLAIGLSMLLLSVTGLIDALAKLIPKPVVRGIQFGLALQLSTLALKEYVPADGLPGYALAAAAFTVTVLLLGNRRWPASLLVITLGIIYALAFKLDLTTAQQALGLHLPTWHVPQQADILTGAVLLALPQIPLSLGNSILATRQVIHDHYPEKQVTVRQISFTYGLMNLVAPFFGGFPVCHGSGGMVGHYAFGARTGGSVILYGGLFLVLGLFFSQGFADIVQIFPLPILGVLLLFEALTLAALLRDLTSSKPDLLVALLVGVLCSGLPYGYLVGLVVGTAVYYAMRRGWAGLGK from the coding sequence GTGGTTCGCGCTAGTAGTACCTGCCTTGCCCACGCTCCATTCCCCTCCGACACTTCGCCTCTCACCGCGCCCACCCGCCGCATCCGCTTCGACCGGAACGAGCTGGCGGGGGCTTTCGGGGACTTGGGCACCGACTTGCCCCTGCTTATCGGCGTCATTGCGGCCTCGGGCGTGGATAGTGCCGGACTGCTCATCGTATTCGGGCTGCTGCAGATGTTTTCGGGCTTCTGGTACGGCATGCCCATGCCGGTGCAGCCGCTCAAGGCCTTTGCCGCCCTGGTTATTGCCCAGAAAATTCCCGGCCGCATCATCTTCGGTGGGGGGCTGGCCATTGGCCTAAGCATGCTGCTCTTGTCCGTCACCGGCCTGATTGACGCCCTGGCCAAGCTGATTCCCAAGCCCGTGGTGCGCGGCATTCAGTTTGGGCTGGCCTTGCAGCTTTCCACCCTGGCCCTGAAGGAATACGTGCCCGCCGACGGCCTGCCGGGTTACGCCCTGGCCGCCGCGGCCTTTACCGTCACGGTGCTGCTGCTCGGCAACCGGCGCTGGCCGGCTTCCCTGCTGGTTATTACGCTAGGAATCATCTATGCCCTGGCTTTCAAGCTCGACCTAACTACTGCCCAGCAGGCTCTGGGCCTGCACCTGCCCACCTGGCACGTGCCGCAGCAGGCCGATATTCTGACCGGCGCCGTATTACTGGCCCTGCCCCAGATTCCCTTGTCGCTCGGCAACTCCATTCTGGCCACCCGGCAGGTGATTCACGACCATTACCCCGAAAAGCAGGTTACGGTGCGGCAAATCAGCTTTACCTACGGGCTAATGAATCTGGTAGCGCCGTTTTTTGGGGGCTTTCCGGTATGTCACGGCTCGGGCGGCATGGTGGGTCACTACGCGTTTGGGGCCCGGACCGGGGGCTCGGTTATTCTCTACGGCGGGCTGTTTCTGGTGCTGGGCCTGTTTTTCAGCCAGGGTTTCGCCGACATCGTCCAGATTTTTCCCTTGCCTATTCTAGGCGTGCTGCTGCTCTTCGAAGCCCTGACCCTGGCCGCCCTGCTCCGCGACCTGACCAGCTCCAAGCCGGACCTGCTGGTGGCCTTGCTGGTGGGTGTGCTTTGCAGCGGCCTGCCCTACGGCTACCTCGTGGGCCTGGTGGTAGGTACGGCCGTGTACTACGCCATGCGCCGCGGCTGGGCGGGTTTGGGCAAGTAA
- a CDS encoding energy transducer TonB, with translation MVEKGNKVGVWEYYAYTRDGRQVIVQKYDHTTNKLVFFRPIEDVPYDVELQPGQWTRSRVDQPPLFIGGDPILATYTTKIVYPPVAQDRKLQGKVLISFAIDTLGRASNHKVLMSVGGGCDEEAMRVCRTIPNQWIPARKGSRAVPVVYELPFTFKLQTVAQ, from the coding sequence ATGGTTGAAAAAGGAAATAAAGTAGGCGTTTGGGAATACTACGCCTACACCCGCGACGGTCGGCAGGTGATTGTGCAGAAGTACGACCACACGACCAATAAGCTGGTTTTTTTCCGCCCCATCGAAGATGTTCCCTACGACGTGGAGCTGCAGCCCGGGCAGTGGACGCGCAGCCGCGTGGATCAGCCCCCGCTGTTTATCGGCGGCGACCCAATCCTGGCGACGTACACCACCAAGATTGTCTACCCGCCGGTAGCGCAGGACCGCAAGCTGCAGGGTAAAGTCTTGATTTCCTTTGCTATTGACACCCTGGGCAGGGCCTCCAACCACAAGGTGCTGATGAGCGTGGGCGGTGGCTGCGACGAGGAAGCTATGCGCGTGTGCCGCACCATTCCCAACCAGTGGATTCCGGCTCGCAAGGGCAGCCGGGCGGTACCCGTGGTGTATGAGCTGCCCTTCACCTTTAAGCTGCAGACGGTAGCGCAGTAG
- a CDS encoding alpha/beta hydrolase — translation MLCLACNDGKEKRRNLGKFVFLGCYESLVRNCWVCGAAVRGGAGGAVFQAGAAAVLSHQAAGRLPLQLRSARRGALDKGLRRHPPARPALPCRLGPGLIFYLHGNAGALDSWGDAATLYTRLGYSVFMLDYRGYGKSGGTISSQEQFLSDVQTAYQQLLPEFPEERTIVLGYSLGTGAAAWLAAQQNPRLLLLQAPYFSMRATARQHYPFVPGFIVRYPLGTDAVLPQVKCPIVIFHGEHDEVIDYQTTMQLKALLKPQDQFITLAGAGHNGMTSNPEYQAHIRRILGGQ, via the coding sequence TTGCTTTGCCTTGCTTGCAACGATGGGAAGGAAAAGCGGCGGAATCTGGGGAAGTTCGTATTCTTAGGCTGCTATGAAAGTCTTGTTCGGAATTGTTGGGTTTGTGGCGCTGCTGTACGTGGCGGTGCTGGTGGTGCTGTATTTCAAGCAGGAGCGGCTGCTGTTCTTTCCCACCAAGCTGCCGGCCGACTACCGCTTCAGCTTCGCTCAGCCCGTCGAGGAGCGCTGGATAAAGGCCTCCGACGGCACCCGCCTGCACGGCCTGCTCTTCCCTGCCGACTCGGCCCGGGCCTTATTTTCTACCTCCACGGCAACGCCGGGGCTCTCGACAGCTGGGGCGACGCGGCCACGCTCTACACCCGCCTGGGCTACAGCGTGTTTATGCTCGACTACCGCGGCTACGGCAAAAGCGGGGGGACCATCAGCAGCCAGGAGCAGTTCCTGAGCGACGTGCAAACAGCTTACCAACAGCTGCTGCCCGAGTTTCCTGAAGAGCGCACTATCGTGCTGGGCTACTCCCTGGGCACGGGCGCGGCGGCCTGGCTGGCAGCCCAGCAAAACCCTAGGCTCCTGCTGCTGCAGGCGCCCTACTTCAGCATGCGGGCCACGGCGCGGCAGCATTACCCCTTCGTGCCGGGCTTTATCGTGCGCTACCCGCTGGGTACCGATGCGGTGCTGCCCCAAGTAAAATGTCCCATCGTCATCTTCCACGGGGAGCACGACGAGGTCATCGACTACCAGACCACCATGCAGCTCAAGGCGCTGCTCAAGCCGCAGGATCAGTTTATTACCCTGGCCGGGGCAGGCCACAACGGCATGACCAGCAACCCTGAGTACCAGGCGCATATTCGCCGGATTCTGGGCGGACAGTAG
- a CDS encoding DUF1905 domain-containing protein, which yields MEESAPFLACIELIGVNPYVLVPDPLLQALFAAAGKSTGPIPVQLTIDGHAFPQTLVKYAGQWRLYLNGPMRQAAGKQVGDTATFTLRHDPQPRELTMHPRLSQVLAENEAAAAVFHSLPASRRLEIVRYISFLKSEESVERNVHRAIRFLLGQERFIGRDKP from the coding sequence ATGGAAGAATCGGCCCCGTTTTTGGCTTGCATTGAGCTCATTGGCGTCAACCCGTACGTGCTGGTGCCCGACCCGCTTCTGCAGGCATTGTTTGCCGCGGCGGGCAAAAGCACGGGCCCAATTCCGGTGCAGCTCACTATCGACGGGCACGCGTTTCCCCAAACCCTGGTAAAATACGCCGGGCAGTGGCGGCTCTACCTCAACGGCCCGATGCGGCAGGCCGCTGGCAAGCAGGTCGGCGACACGGCCACCTTCACCCTGCGCCACGACCCGCAGCCCCGGGAGCTGACCATGCACCCGCGGCTAAGTCAGGTCCTGGCCGAAAACGAAGCTGCCGCGGCGGTGTTCCACAGCCTGCCCGCCTCCCGACGCCTGGAAATCGTGCGCTATATTTCCTTTCTGAAAAGCGAGGAAAGTGTAGAGCGGAACGTGCACCGGGCTATCCGCTTCCTGCTGGGGCAGGAACGGTTCATCGGCCGCGACAAACCTTAG
- a CDS encoding NTP transferase domain-containing protein, with protein MQTDKGRLNYHGLEQRAYAAQLLAQVCTDVHVSCRPDQVADLPAGLLPLPDRFLDLGPMGGILSAFQLDPNAAWLVVACDLPFLSETSLQHLVQHRNGAKMATAFQSPENEFPEPLITIWEPRGYGTLLRFLGLGYSCPRKALINSDIELLVAPDPRELRNVNTPEEAAAAHNELR; from the coding sequence ATGCAAACTGACAAGGGCCGCCTCAACTACCACGGCCTGGAGCAGCGCGCGTACGCCGCCCAGCTGCTGGCCCAGGTATGCACCGACGTTCACGTTTCCTGCCGCCCCGACCAGGTGGCCGACCTGCCCGCCGGCCTGCTGCCCCTCCCCGACCGGTTTCTGGACCTGGGCCCTATGGGCGGCATCCTCTCGGCCTTTCAGCTCGACCCCAACGCAGCCTGGCTGGTAGTAGCCTGCGACCTGCCGTTTTTGTCGGAAACCAGCTTGCAGCACCTAGTGCAGCACCGCAACGGGGCCAAGATGGCTACGGCCTTCCAAAGCCCCGAAAACGAGTTTCCCGAGCCCCTGATTACCATCTGGGAACCCCGCGGCTACGGCACGCTGCTGCGGTTTCTGGGCCTGGGCTACTCCTGCCCCCGCAAGGCGCTGATCAACTCCGACATCGAGCTGCTGGTGGCCCCGGACCCGCGGGAGTTGCGCAACGTGAATACACCCGAAGAAGCTGCCGCCGCCCATAACGAGTTGCGCTAA
- a CDS encoding putative signal transducing protein: MTFEPAEDHIVVLESFADPITAHLAKSRLEAEQIPCFLTNENLVSLNRLYGPASGGVRLHVREQDVAAAVEILRYETVPMTASRAEDEPQPDIVHCPRCDSTDVAFGPATRNTYSFPMLMLSVLLGYPLRGKRYHCFHCRHEFKRSEVENL; the protein is encoded by the coding sequence ATGACCTTTGAGCCCGCCGAGGACCACATTGTGGTGCTTGAGTCCTTTGCTGACCCCATCACGGCCCACCTGGCCAAAAGCCGCCTCGAAGCCGAGCAGATTCCCTGCTTTCTGACCAACGAAAATCTGGTGTCGCTCAACCGGCTCTACGGGCCGGCTTCGGGCGGCGTGCGCCTGCACGTGCGGGAGCAGGACGTGGCCGCCGCCGTCGAGATTCTGCGCTACGAAACCGTGCCGATGACGGCCTCCCGAGCCGAGGATGAGCCCCAGCCCGACATCGTGCACTGCCCCCGCTGCGACTCCACCGACGTCGCCTTTGGGCCCGCTACGCGCAATACCTACAGCTTCCCCATGCTGATGCTCTCGGTGCTGCTGGGCTATCCGCTGCGCGGCAAACGCTACCATTGCTTTCACTGCCGCCACGAGTTCAAACGCTCGGAGGTGGAGAATTTGTGA